The genomic segment ATCCTTTTCAACGGCTTCCTTGAGTTTGAGACGCTTGTCCTCAAGCTTGGCCTTCGCATCGGCATCAACCTTGTCGCCCAGTTCGCCCATCTGCTTCTCAGCCTGATAGACGAGGGTTTCAGCCTGATTCTTTAGATCGATCTTCTCGCGCTTCTCCTTATCAGCGCTGGCATTGGCCTCGGCGTCCTTCACCATCTTGTCGACCTCGGAATCCGAGAGGGTCGACGCACCGGTGATCGAGATGGACTGCTCCTTGCCGCTGCCCTTGTCCTTGGCGGTGACGCTGAGGATGCCGTTGGCATCGATGTCGAAGGTCACCTCGATCTGAGGCACGCCCCGGGGAGCCGGAGGAATGCCATCGAGACGGAAGGTTCCAAGCGATTTGTTGTCGGAGGCCATCTCGCGCTCGCCCTGGAGCACGTGAATTTCCACGTTGGTCTGACCATCCACCGCGGTTGAGTAGGTCTCCGACTTCTTGGTCGGCACCGTGGTGTTGCGGCTGATCATTTTGGTCATCACGCCGCCGAGGGTTTCGACACCCAGGGAGAGCGGAGTGACGTCCAGCAGCAGGATGTCCTTGACCTCACCGGCCAGCACACCGCCCTGGATGGCGGCACCAACAGCAACCACTTCGTCGGGGTTGACGGTCTGATTGGGATCCTTGCCGGTGATGCGCTTGACCAGCTCCAGCACGGCCGGGATGCGGGTGGAGCCACCCACCATCACGATTTCGTCCAGCTCACCGGAGGAGAGCTTGGCGTCCTTGAGCGCCTGCTCCACAGGCATGGCGCAACGGTCGATCAGCTTGGAGGCCAGTTCCTCGAACTTGGCGCGGGTGAGGGTGAGATCCAGGTGCTTGGGACCCTCAGGGGTTGCCGTGATGAACGGCAGGTTGATCTCGCTCTGGGTGGCGTTGGAGAGCTCAACCTTGGCCTTCTCTGCCGCCTCGGTCAGACGCTGCAGAGCCTGCTTGTCCTGACGCAGGTCAATCCCTTCATTGGCTTTGAAGGTCTCGGCCAGGTGGTCAACGATCACCTTGTCGAAGTCGTCACCGCCGAGGTGGGTGTCACCTGCGGTGGAGAGCACCTCGAACACGCCGTCACCGACTTCCAGAACGGAAACGTCAAATGTGCCGCCACCCAGATCGAAGACCAGGATGCGCTCGTTGCTCTTCTTGTCGAGGCCGTAGGCGAGGGCCGCCGCGGTGGGCTCGTTGATGATGCGCAGCACCTCAAGACCGGCGATCTTGCCGGCGTCCTTGGTGGCCTGACGCTGGGAATCGTTGAAGTAGGCGGGAACGGTGATCACCGCCTGGGTCACGGTCTCACCGAGATACTTGCCCGCATCTTCCGCCAGCTTGCGCAGCACCTGGGCTGACACCTCTTCAGGGGCGAATTGCTTGTCGAGAACCGGGCACTTCACCTTGACGTTGGAGCCGGCCTTCTCGACGCCGTAGCTCACTTCCTTGGATTCCTCATTGACTTCATCAACACGACGGCCGATGAAACGCTTGACGGAATAGAAGGTGTTGTCGGGATTCATGACCGCCTGACGTTTGGCGATCTGTCCGACCAACTGGTCCTGATTCTTGGTGTAAGCAACCACGGAGGGCGTCGTGCGGAAGCCCTCGGCGTTGGCGATGACGGTGGGCTTGCCACCCTCCATCACGGATACGCAGCTGTTCGTGGTGCCAAGGTCAATGCCGACAACCTTGCCCATCGGTGCCCACCTCCTGAAAATGCGGTTCTGAACCACGTCATCTTCATCAGCAGAGCCCTTGACAGGCGAGGTGTGGTTCCCGAACAGGCAGGCTGGATGGGCGATCCGGCGCGAGAATGATCAACGGTGGAACAGCTCTGCTGGGACTGCTCGGTGATCCGGTGCGGCATTCCCTCTCGCCTGTGATGCAGAACGCTGCTCTGCAGACGATGGGGTTGAACTGGTCCTATGTGCCCCTGCCCTGTGTGAGCGGGAATCTGGCGGCGGTCCTGCAGGGACTGCACGCTGTCGGCTGTCGGGGCCTGAATGTCACCATTCCCCACAAGCAAAATGCGGCCAGCCACTGCAGCGAGCTCAGCCCATTGGCGAAACGTCTCGGCGCCGTGAACACTCTGAGTCCCCTCGACTCGGGACGGTGGCGTGGGAGCAACACGGATGTCGAGGGATTCCTGGCTCCCCTAAAAGAACGGGGGGAGTGGCAGGCTCGACGAGCACTGGTCATCGGCAACGGAGGATCGGCACGGGCGGTCGTGGCGGGGTTGCAGACCCTGGCTCTTCAATCGTTGACGGTGGTCGGCAGACGCAGGGAAGCGCTCTCAAGCTTCATCTCGGAACTCTCCTTGCAGCAAGCTCCCGTTCGTGGATGCCTGATTGACGATCCATCGCTCCCGGAAGAGATCAGAGCCAGCGATCTGGTGGTCAACACCACACCTGTCGGGATGGCTGAACACGACGGCGCCGATGGCGTCCCCCTTGGTCTGGCGACGTGGAACAACCTGCCGGAGGGCATCACGCTGTATGACCTCATCTACACACCACGACCGACGCCCTGGCTGGCGATGGGGCTGGAGCGGGGTTTTCACTGCATCGACGGCCTCGAGATGCTCGTGCAGCAGGGAGCCGCTTCCTTGAGGATTTGGAGTGGTCACCAGGATGTGCCGGTCGATGTGATGCGTTTGGAAGCCCTGAAGGTTCTGAAGGCCTAGCGTCAGCACAGCTCTTTTTGGTGTCGTGGAGATTCCTACCTGGCAGCGACTGGTCGCCCCACTGATGTATCTGCTGCCCTGGAGCGATGCCATCCAATTCAGCGGACCCCTGTTTCAGCAATATCCCTGGATGGCGTGGTTAGAGCTACCGGCCCTTCCCCTCGTTCTGCTCGAAAGCAGCGTCCCCTTCGGATTTGGCGGGCTGCTGCTGTTTTTCGTGCTTTTTCTGGCGGTGGTGCGCAACCCTTCCGTGCCCTATTTCCTGCGCTTCAACACGCTCCAGGCCTTGCTGACGGACATCATCCTGGTCGTGCTGGGGTTCGCCTTCACGATCCTTCTGCAACCTCTGGGGGGCAGCGGCCTGCTGATCCGAACGCTCTCCAGCACCGTCGTCATCGCCACCCTGGCGATCCTCGTGTTCGCTCTGGTGGAGTGCCTGCAGGGACACGAACCAGACCTGCCGGGGATCAGTCAGGCCACACGCATGCAGCTGTACTGAAAAGGGACAGACCAGCCAGGGGATAGGGTGTTGGATTCGTCGCTCACCCAGTGAGCCTGAAGCCCCCGTCGGAGCAGTCCATGACGCACGATCCCTACTACGAGACCATGTACATCCTTCGTCCGGATATTCCGGAGGAGGAAGTCGAAAGCCACCTCACCAAATACCGCGATGTCCTCGTTGAGGCAGGTGCTGAGGTGCTGGACAACCAGATGCGCGGAAAACGGCGTCTGGCCTACCCAATCAACAAGCACAAGGAAGGGATCTACGTCCAGCTGAGCCACAACGGCGACGGACAGCACGTCGGCGTCCTCGAAAAAACGATGCGGCTCAGTGAGGACGTGATCCGCTACCTCACTGTCAAACAGGAAGGCCCTCTGCCTGCTCCACGGGTGGTGCCGGGCAGCGAACCTGCACAGCAACCACAGGAAGCTGCTGCAGGTTCAGCCTCCTGATCGAACGCTTCAACGGAACCTGGTTGTGTGCTGGATGGGCGGGCGATAGCGTCCGTTCATGGATTCCCTCGACCCCTTCCATCAGGCACCGCAACCCGATTGGATGAAAGAGTCCAATCAGGGTTGCGACGTTGAAGGCTTGAAAAGCAGGATTGAGGACCTTGAAGACCAGGTGAGGTCCTACGAGGCACTGCTGGAAGACCTGCCCGATCTGTTCGAGCGGAAGTTCCAGCAGCGTCTTGAGCCACTGCTCGAGCGATACCGGTTGCTTGCTGAACAATCGGCTGATCCTCAGGCCTGCAAACCGCCGATGGTGACCGGGGGCCCAACCAATGTGGTGCGCTTACCGATACCGAACATTCCAGCACTGCTGCGCCGGCGACAACGCTCAGCTTGACGTGCGCTTGTTGGCGGCCCAGAGACGTGTCGGCAGACCCCAGACGTAGATAAAACCCTCTGCAGCACGATGATCGAACTGATCGTCACTGCCATAGGACGCCATCGACGGAACGTAGAGGCTGCTCTCGGACGAGCCGCGGCCGATCACGGTCGCATTGCCCTTCTGCAGACGAAGCCGCACAACGCCGTTGACGTGTTGCTGCGTGCGATCCATGAAGCCATCCAGCGCATCCTTCAGAGGACCAAACCAAAGCCCCTGATAAACGAGATCGGCCCATTGCATCTCAAGCTGGCGTTTGCTGCGCAGCACATCGGCTGCCAGCGTCAGACTCTCCAATTCCTGATGGGCCTGGATCAGGAGCAGCAGCCCTGGAGTTTCGTAGATCTCGCGGGATTTGATGCCAACGACCCGGTTCTCGATCATGTCGAGACGCCCGATGCCATGGATTCCAGCGAGACGATTGGCTTCGCGGATCATCGCAACCGGATTCAGAGGCTGCCCATTGATGGCCACGGGATTGCCCGCTTCAAAATGAACGTCAATCTCCTCCGGTTGATCAGGTGCCTGATCAACGGAGGCGGTCATGGCAAACACCTCTTCAGGAGGAGCCACCATGGGATCTTCCAGCGGACCGGCCTCGATACTGCGTCCGAGCAAGTTGAGATCGATGGAATAAGGCGATTTCTTGCTCACAGGAGCAGGAATCCCACAACGCTCGCCATAGGCAATCGTCTCCTCCCGACTCATGCCCCACTCGCGGGCGGGAGTTAACACCTTCAGGTCCGGTGCCAACGCGGCGATCGCTACGTCAAAACGGACCTGGTCGTTGCCCTTGCCCGTACAGCCATGGGCAACGGCATCCGCACCCATCTCCTGTGCCACCTCAACCAGTCGCCGGGCAATCAAGGGACGCGCCAGGGCCGTGGACAGGGGATAGCGACCCTCGTATAAAGCATTCGCACGGATCGCGGGGAAGGCGAATTCCTCGATGAACGGCTGAATCAAGTCGCCCACAAGAGACTGACTCGCTCCTGCATCCAGAGCCTTCTGACGAATCGGCTCCAGTTCATCGCCCTGACCAAGATCCGCCGCAAAGGTGATCACCTCCTGCACGCCCCACTCCTGCATCAGATAAGGGATGCAGACGCTGGTATCCACTCCGCCGGAATAGGCAAGCACTACTTTTTTGGCGCGGCCCATCAGAGGGACTCCTGTTCACAGTCGACTGATTCTCCCTTCCCGGGGACCAGCAGCCAGAGACTCAGAATGAGGGCCGGAGCAGAGACGAACAGCAGCACCAGCGGCAGCGGAGCGCTGAGAGGATCCGGATGCAACGAGCCCCAGCGACGGAGACCGAAACTGACCACCAGGGCCGAACCCCAGGTTCCGACCATCGTGACAACCTTCTTCAAGAGGGAAGGGCAAGCGTCGTCTATGTTGAAGGATTGATGGCCTGCAGCGGCATGAGCGCACTCGACAGCATCAACCCTTCCCTGACCCGTTACGGGCGCAAGGATCCGGCGCCGGTGCTTCCGCTGCGAGAGGAACCTGACCTCCTCAGCTGGCTGGAAAGCAGCGGTCGACTGGTGGCTGATGAAGAATCCGGATCACCTGAAGTGAGCACGGTCGAAGAAGAGGAACTCTCGGCTCTGATGGGCGAAAAAGAGGATTACAACAACGCCGACGAGCAGAACGAGGAGCAGTGGGAAGACTGATTCGCTGCCTGAACATCAGGTTGGTGGAGGCAGGTCAGCTCACGTAAGGTCCCAGCGTCAGATCCGTCGTTTGTGAACGATTCAGCCCGTTCCCCCTCACCGAGCCGGCCCATGCCGTGGTGGGAGAACGGATCGCTCAGTGCAGCTCTGCTGATCCTGCTGGTGATCGGCAGCAGCTTCGCGTCTGACAAGTGGATCCCCAATGCGCAGCTGAGCCTGCCGCTGCTGATCGCGACCTTGCTGGCCTTCCTCACAGCAGCCGTGGGGATCCCTCGGTTGAGGGCCTTGAAAATGGGTCAGGTGATCCGGGAGGAGGGACCACAAGGCCATCGAAACAAAGCCGGGACCCCAACGATGGGGGGACTGCTCATCGTCCCTGTTGGAACCATCATCGGCAGCCTCGTGAGTGTGAGCGGCAGCGCCGGACAGCAGCTGCTGGCGATTGCCACCGTGACCCTGGCTTACATGGTGATCGGCGGATTCGACGACTGGCAAAGTCTGACGAAACAGACGAACACCGGCCTGACTCCGCGCGGAAAGCTGCTGTTGCAAGCCCTGGCAGCCGTGCTCTTTCTGGCGGTGGCTGCCTGGCAGGGATGGATCAGTGATCAGGTCTCGCTGCCCTTCGGAATCAGCCTGTCGCTGGGATTAATGATCTGGCCCCTTGGCTTGTTCGTGTTCCTGGCCGAAAGCAACGCCACCAACCTCACCGACGGACTCGATGGTCTGGCCAGCGGCTGTGGTGCCCTCGTCTTCGCAGGCATGGCGATCCAACTGATGCTCCGTGGTCACTCCGGCGATCCGGCCATCGCCGGTTTCTGCATGGCCATGGCTGGGGCCTGGCTCGGTTTCCTCATGCACAACCGCAATCCGGCCCGTGCCTTCATGGGGGATACCGGTTCATTGGCCATGGGAGCAGCACTCAGTGCTGTCGCACTCCTCTCGGACAGCCTCTGGCCCCTGCTTTTGATGGGAGGGGTGTTCCTGGCGGAATCTCTTTCAGTGATTGTCCAGGTCTGGGTGTTCAAAGCCACCAAAGACGTCGACGGACAAGGCCGGCGTGTCTTTCGAATGGCACCGTTGCATCACCACTTCGAATTGGGAGGCACCAGCGAGCGCACGGTGGTGCCATGCTTTTGGCTGGCCACGCTCGGCATGGTGATTCTTGGCCTTGTGCTTCGACCAATCGGCTGACCTGATGACGTACTTCACCTGGAGAGAACAGGGTCTCACCGGCGACTGCGCCAGCCTTGAGGCCATGGCGGCACGCTTCGAGGAATCCGCCAGCCTGATGCGGCGGATGGCCGACGAAGGTTTTGTCCTGTCCCGAAAAGGAAGCGAACAACGCATCACGCATCCAGATGCTGCTGTTTTCAAAGCATGGGGATTTGTCAGTGAAGAATCCCCAGTGCGACAACTCACATTGATGCCCGACCTCGACGATTAAATGGAGAAATTGCTCTCAACCACGGCCGATCTTCTATCGGCAGCTGCCTCCAACCCAGACCGAGTTCTGCGCTGGGGACTGATTTATTTCGGGATATCCTCAGTAGGTTTCATCGGGGTCTGGCTGATTGGTGAAATATGGAGCCAGAACAACAATAACTAAAGGTTAAATCTGTCCATAATCCATGAGGAAGTGAGCAGCAACATGATTCGTGCTTGTGATCGTTGTTAAAAGTGTTACTCCTGGCACGTAATACGACATAGGGGTCGCCTCGGCCTCCCAGGAATCCACAAAGAAGTTCGTTGAGTGAAGGGTGTCCTGATAATCAGGCCAATCAGCAGAAGTTACCACTTCTATATAATATTTTTGATTCTTTTTCTTGGTATTTTTAATTGTAACCGCATGGTTGTGCCATTCACCATTCTCCTGATAACTGGAGATCACTCCTCTGGCAGATCGTTGACGTCGTAGTGTTTATTGAAATTCTTAGCAAGTTTCTCCAGGTTCATGGACCCGAAAAACGATCGGATCGATCTGAAAAAGTGATGATGTCTGTGCTGTCTTCAGGGTCGAAAACAAAAGCCTTGGTATTACCCTTCTTAATTTCACAGCAGCACCTGAAGCATCGAAACTAAATATCCAAGAATATTGTGTTGTGCTGTCTGGAATGTATGAGGTTGTTGTTTCTGTTGTGGTGGGATCCGATGAACCAGTCTACTCAGACATGATGGAATGAACGCCGTTCTTCAGTGATAACTCATCGGATTGATCACGGCAACATTCAAATGAATCGTTGTGGTGATCAGTGATCGATTGCCAACGGTCCTACCAGTGCTCTGATTGATTGGTGTGACCTGCAACCGAAGCCGGTCATGAGCCTCTTTCCTCGCACCGTGATGCTTCTGGGAAGTGGAGAACTGGGTAAGGAGGTTGTGATCGCAGCCCAACGACTTGGATGCAGGGTGATCGCCTGTGATCGCTATGGCGGTGCTCCAGCCATGCAAGTCGCTGATCAGGCGGAGGTCCTGCCCATGACCGATGCCCAGGCTCTTCTGGAGGTTGTACAGCGCCACCGTCCCGATGTGGTGATCCCTGAAATTGAGGCCCTCGCTGTCAATGCCCTCACGCAATTGGAAAAGGAGGGCATCACGATCATTCCCACCGCCAACGCCACGGCTGTGACGATGAACCGTGATCGAATCCGTGATCTGGCGGCAGGAGAGCTTGGGTTGCGGACGGCTCGCTTCGCCTACGCCAGCAGCGCTGAACAGCTCGCCCAGGCAGCAGGACCCCTGGGCTGGCCAGTGGTGGTGAAACCGGTGATGAGTTCGTCAGGCAAAGGTCAAAGCGTCGTCGAAGGCCCGGAGGGACTGGCACAAGCCTGGTCAAAGGCCATGGATGGTGCCCGCGGCATCTCCACACGCGTGATCGTGGAGGAATTTCTACGGTTCAATCTTGAAATCACGCTACTAACCGTGCGTCAGCACAGTGGTGAGACCCTGTTTTGCGCACCCATCGGCCACGAGCAGGAACGGGGCGATTACCAGAACAGTTGGCAACCAGCCGACCTGACTGCCCAGCAACTCCGGCAGGCTCAGACCATGGCCCGCACCGTGACGGACCATCTCGGTGGGGTTGGTCTGTTTGGGGTGGAATTTTTTCTCTGCGGTGAGGAGGTGATCTTTTCAGAACTGTCGCCGCGTCCCCATGACACCGGCCTGGTGACGCTGATCAGCCAGAACCTGAGTGAATTCGAGCTGCATTTGCGGGCTGTTTTAAATCTGCCAATCCCACAGCTGCGGACTGCAGAAGCTGCAGCCAGTCGGGTGATTCTTGCCGAAGAGACTCTGGAATGCGTGAACTACGAGGGCGTGGGTGATGCCCTTGCAGAAGCTGACACCCAGGTTCTGCTCTTCGGCAAGCCGACTGCCAGACCCGGCCGTCGCATGGGTGTGGCCCTTGCCCGCGCTGAATCGATGGCTGACGCCCGCTCAAAAGCGGACCGTGCAGCGGCATGCATCAAGGTGTGCGGGAACTGACGAGAGACCGCTGGTGCCTGGGCCGACCAACGGACGCCGGCAAAGCAGCAGTGTTGTGAGAAGAGTCACGATGTTGATGCTGCTGGAGAAGATCCAGATAGCGATCAACATGGGCATCCCAGCTGAAGTGACGGCTGACGGAGTTCAACCCGTTCTCACTCCATCGGGTCCAGCGGTCTGAATCAGACAAAGCCTGCTCAAGGGTTGTCTGAAGATCGACGGGATCGGTCACATCAACAAGACGGCCGTTGTTGCAACGGGAGTGAATATCGCGAGGCCCGCCATCATCCGTGGCCACCATTGGCAATCCGCAGGCCGCGGCCTCCAACAGAGTGAGTCCGAACGGTTCCGTCAGAGCCGGATTGACAAAAATGCCGCGGTGATGGGCTGCCCAGCGGTAAAGCGCTGGAACCTGATCACGCCGATGGCGTTTCGGGAACGCCACCGTTCCATACAGGTCGTAGCGGTCGACAAGCTTGAAAATCTGTTGAAACACCTTGCGCTGCTGCGCTTCCTGCCGCTCAGGATCATCACGACAGCCGAGGATGAGCACCAGATTGTGATGCTCTCGAAGCTTCGTTGAACGTCCAAAGGCTTCAACAAGCGCGGGAATGTTCTTGCGGCGGACAGCTCTCGAAATCGCCAGCAGTGGAGGTTTTTCAGGATTTCTGAGGAACGGAGCTAACAACGTCTCGACGCCTGCACGCTCGTCAGCTGATCCACCGGCGTGAAAACGGGTCGCATCCACACCAGGAGGAACGATCTCGGCAGCACCTCGGTCGTAATGGCCATAGCAGGCATATTGATGATCAGCTTCCTGTCTCGTGCTGGTAATCACCAGATCAGCCTGGGCCAGAGCCAGCTCCTCAGCCTTGATGCGCGAGCTCATCGCGTAGGTCTGTTCGATCTGCTGCAGATCGAGCCCCGCTGCCAACAGTCGTCGTCGCTTCTCGCGTCCAAGGGAATGACCCGTGAAAACCAGCGGAATCCCAAGACGTCGACTGACCATCGCCCCGACGAAGCCGGCATCGGCGTAATGGGCATGCAACCAATCGACCGCTTGACCCGGGCGGCGCAGATGCTGCACCAGGCGATCGGCCAGCTCCTCAAGATGCGGCCAGAGCAACTCCTTGCGGAGATAGCCCTCAGGGCCGCAGGCAAATCGCAGAATGCGTGCCCCCGGGACAATCAGCTCCTGGGAGCGGCCATAGTCCTCCGCAACGTTGGGATCCTGAACCAGACGCGTCGCAACATCGATCTGATCAACCTCGGGCCGTTTGGCCAGGCTGCGCACCAGATCCATCACGTACAGCGTCTGACCCCCGGTATCAGCATCTCGACCTAGTTCCAGATCCCTGGGCCGCAGAAGCCCATGCAGATTCAGGTGTAACAGCCGGATGCCCATACGCATGACCTGCCAAACAACGGAAGGCAAAAGCCTTCAAAATTTTGTTTAGGGTCGAAAGCGGGCCTTAAATGTAAAAAAAATATTAGACATCTATGGAATCGAGGAATGAATTTCGCCAGAATCCTTGTTCAGACAACGAATCTGAAGGAAAGCCTCAAGCGACTAGTCGAACATTGGCGCGACCGAATTTGTAACTGATTTGAAATATCAAAGCTGATCACTGATGTCAATTAAAGGCATCGTTTGAGTGCCCCAGCCGCCTGTGCTGTACCGCAATGAACCGAGTTGTCCAGAACCCTTGACATCCAACTGTTCATTAACCCAGGCCACAATCAACGGCCCCACCGTGGCGGGTTGTTCCTCATCGCGGAAACTGCGCAGACCGAAGTGATCCGCGCCCTCCACCAGCACAAGACGATGGCCGTCCCGGACTGCACCGGACGTTCGCATCGGAGCGATCGCCTCAGGACCAGAAGGAACCACCCAGTCTCTGGTTCCGCTGACGAGCAGCACCTTGGCGCTGAGACGGGACGAACTACCGGGATCGAACAGAAGCCGCAGCGGTGGACTGACCGCCACCACAGCTTTGACGCGGGAATCGGTGATTGCCGCCTGCCAGATTCCAGACAACCAGCTGCATTGCAGCACCCAGCTGATGTTCCGCTCGGTGTCTGAAAGATCACCGCAGCGGGACGACAACTTGCTCTCCACTGGAGCGCCACCAGCCAGCTGCAGACTGGTGGTGGCACCCCAGGAGTGGCCGATCACGGCCACCGATCGCGTCTCCAGTGAACGGTCTGACAGCAGCTCTCCAGACGCGACAGCATCAAGAAGTGCCGAGACATCGCGAGGCCGCTGACGAAGTTCCTCCGGGCCCGGTGGTGGGCGATCGCCAGCCAGCATCGCCCGCTGCTGCGCGAAGTCACTGCCTGGATGGTCCGGCATCAGGACGGTGTATCCCGCGGCCGCGAGTAACTCAGCCCAGCCTTCGAACGATTCCGGGTCATCCCAGAGTCCATGGGAAATGATGACGAGACGACCGTTAGCGGTACTTTTCGGTACGAGCGACAGCACCCTCAGCGCTTCGGTGCGATGCGGAACCGGCAGCGTCAGCTCCGATCGGATCCAGCCCTGACGAGGCTTGCTCTGAGCTGCCCTGCTTGTTGGGGCGGCAGGACCCGCCTTGGCCAGAGCCACACCCTCCTGCATGTTGGTCATCAGGCGATTCGCCATGGTCGCCAACTGGGAGAGATCAACGGAGGCCTCCTGCCCCGGCATCTCCCGCAGAAATCCCAGCACGTTGGCTTGTCCATTGCGCTCCGCACGAATCAGTGCGTCCGTGAGAGTCCTGCCATCGGCAGGAAGATCGACCCCCTCAAGCTTCACGAAAGAGGCTGCCGCAAGCAGAGCCTGCTCCAGGAGCGGCTGACCGGATGAGCCCTCAAGAAAGAGGCGGGTTTCCGCTGGCAGAGGCGCCAAAAAAATCGTTTCCAGCAGCGAGAGAAGCTGGCCTCCGCTGGCACTCTGCAGATCCTCAAGATCAGGGCTGGAGCGGATCAGCTGCGCGGCACTGTCCACCTCGCCGAGATTGATGGTGATGCTTGTTTCCAGAAACGGCATCGTCAGAACCAACCGCTCGAGCGCAACAGCAGGTGCACCCAGCAACGTGAGAGAAAGGCTGCTGAACAGGGCAGCCCAGTAGGAACGGGAACGAACCATCAGGCGGCGATTGAAGGAATCTCGGGTGGATGCTGCTCCAACACGCGGCGGAGATACCGGCCTGTATGACTGGTCGGATGCTGGGCGACCTCCTCCGGTGTGCCCGTCGCCAGAACCTCTCCGCCCCGATCACCGCCTTCCGGACCGAGATCAATGATCCAGTCGGAACAACGAATCACATCGAGATTGTGCTCGATGCAGATGATGGAATTTCCCTTGTCAACCAACCGCTGCATCACCTCCATCAGCTTGTGCACGTCGTAGAAGCTCAGACCGGTGGTGGGTTCGTCGATCAGATACAGCGTCTTTCCGGTGGCGCGACGCGACAGTTCCGTCGCGAGCTTCACCCTCTGGGCTTCACCACCTGACAGGGTCGGCGCCGGCTGACCGAGCTTGACGTAACCCAGGCCCACATCCACCAGCGTGCGCAGACGATCTGCTGCCTGAGGAATCGCATCGAACACCTCAGCGGCCTGCTCCACCGTCATCTGGAGCACATCCGCAATGGTGTAACCCTTGTATTTCACCTGCAGGGTTTCGCGGTTGAACCGGGCGCCCTTGCAGACGTCGCACTGGACGTAGACATCGGGAAGAAAATTCATTTCGATCACATTCACGCCCTGCCCTCGACAGGACTCACAGCGCCCGCCTTTGACGTTGAAGCTGAACTGGCCAACCTGATACCCACGTGCCTTGGCTTCAACAGTGGCCGCAAACACCTGACGGATCGGATCGAAGGCTCCGGTGTAGGTGGCCGGGTTTGATCGAGGCGTACGACCGATCGGGCTCTGGTCGATCACGATTACCTTGTCGACGGATTTGAGGCCGCGCAGCTCCCCAAGACCGTTCGGAAACGGAACTTTCAGTCCCAGGCCGTTTTCAAGAGCAGGATGCAGCAGCTCATTCACGAGGGTGCTCTTGCCGCTGCCGCTGACGCCGGTCACCGCAACGAGGCGACCCAGCGGAAATTCGACGCTCAGATTGCGAAGGTTGTTGCGATTGCAGTCGATCAACTGCAGTTTGCGGGTGGTGGTGTTGCGCCGTTCCGCCGGGGTGGGAATCGAGCGGCGACCACTGAGGTAGGCACCCGTGAGGGAGGCCTCACTCGACAGCAGATCGTCCACCGACCCCTCCGCGACGATGTGACCGCCATGAACACCAGCACCTGGACCGATGTCGACAAGGTGATCGGCGGCCCGGATCGTGTCTTCGTCATGCTCGACGACCACAAGCGTGTTTCCCAGATCTCTCAGGCGCATCAGAGTGCTCAGCAGGCGATCGTTGTCGCGTTGGTGCAGGCCGATGCTGGGTTCATCAAGAACGTAGAGAACCCCTGTGAGACCAGCACCAATCTGAGTCGCCAGTCGGATCCTCTGAGCTTCACCCCCTGACAGCGTCATCGCCGGACGGTCAAGACTGAGATAGTCGAGGCCGACATCC from the Synechococcus sp. KORDI-100 genome contains:
- the dnaK gene encoding molecular chaperone DnaK encodes the protein MGKVVGIDLGTTNSCVSVMEGGKPTVIANAEGFRTTPSVVAYTKNQDQLVGQIAKRQAVMNPDNTFYSVKRFIGRRVDEVNEESKEVSYGVEKAGSNVKVKCPVLDKQFAPEEVSAQVLRKLAEDAGKYLGETVTQAVITVPAYFNDSQRQATKDAGKIAGLEVLRIINEPTAAALAYGLDKKSNERILVFDLGGGTFDVSVLEVGDGVFEVLSTAGDTHLGGDDFDKVIVDHLAETFKANEGIDLRQDKQALQRLTEAAEKAKVELSNATQSEINLPFITATPEGPKHLDLTLTRAKFEELASKLIDRCAMPVEQALKDAKLSSGELDEIVMVGGSTRIPAVLELVKRITGKDPNQTVNPDEVVAVGAAIQGGVLAGEVKDILLLDVTPLSLGVETLGGVMTKMISRNTTVPTKKSETYSTAVDGQTNVEIHVLQGEREMASDNKSLGTFRLDGIPPAPRGVPQIEVTFDIDANGILSVTAKDKGSGKEQSISITGASTLSDSEVDKMVKDAEANASADKEKREKIDLKNQAETLVYQAEKQMGELGDKVDADAKAKLEDKRLKLKEAVEKDDYDAMKTLLEDLQQELYTVGASVYQQAGAEAGGAAPGGDSGNGAAPGNGSGPSSDDVIDAEFTESK
- a CDS encoding shikimate dehydrogenase, which produces MINGGTALLGLLGDPVRHSLSPVMQNAALQTMGLNWSYVPLPCVSGNLAAVLQGLHAVGCRGLNVTIPHKQNAASHCSELSPLAKRLGAVNTLSPLDSGRWRGSNTDVEGFLAPLKERGEWQARRALVIGNGGSARAVVAGLQTLALQSLTVVGRRREALSSFISELSLQQAPVRGCLIDDPSLPEEIRASDLVVNTTPVGMAEHDGADGVPLGLATWNNLPEGITLYDLIYTPRPTPWLAMGLERGFHCIDGLEMLVQQGAASLRIWSGHQDVPVDVMRLEALKVLKA
- a CDS encoding Tic20 family protein; this encodes MEIPTWQRLVAPLMYLLPWSDAIQFSGPLFQQYPWMAWLELPALPLVLLESSVPFGFGGLLLFFVLFLAVVRNPSVPYFLRFNTLQALLTDIILVVLGFAFTILLQPLGGSGLLIRTLSSTVVIATLAILVFALVECLQGHEPDLPGISQATRMQLY
- the rpsF gene encoding 30S ribosomal protein S6, with the translated sequence MTHDPYYETMYILRPDIPEEEVESHLTKYRDVLVEAGAEVLDNQMRGKRRLAYPINKHKEGIYVQLSHNGDGQHVGVLEKTMRLSEDVIRYLTVKQEGPLPAPRVVPGSEPAQQPQEAAAGSAS
- a CDS encoding argininosuccinate synthase, encoding MGRAKKVVLAYSGGVDTSVCIPYLMQEWGVQEVITFAADLGQGDELEPIRQKALDAGASQSLVGDLIQPFIEEFAFPAIRANALYEGRYPLSTALARPLIARRLVEVAQEMGADAVAHGCTGKGNDQVRFDVAIAALAPDLKVLTPAREWGMSREETIAYGERCGIPAPVSKKSPYSIDLNLLGRSIEAGPLEDPMVAPPEEVFAMTASVDQAPDQPEEIDVHFEAGNPVAINGQPLNPVAMIREANRLAGIHGIGRLDMIENRVVGIKSREIYETPGLLLLIQAHQELESLTLAADVLRSKRQLEMQWADLVYQGLWFGPLKDALDGFMDRTQQHVNGVVRLRLQKGNATVIGRGSSESSLYVPSMASYGSDDQFDHRAAEGFIYVWGLPTRLWAANKRTSS
- a CDS encoding DUF3134 domain-containing protein; protein product: MSALDSINPSLTRYGRKDPAPVLPLREEPDLLSWLESSGRLVADEESGSPEVSTVEEEELSALMGEKEDYNNADEQNEEQWED